The following are from one region of the Hydrogenophaga sp. BPS33 genome:
- a CDS encoding O-antigen ligase family protein, with protein MTVSSFLQTAAKASLVLVFFAFPVSVALANVGLLFTLLFWLLGCVWGTSWRDTRAALSNPVAVPALALFAWIALAALWSPAEGSQIGAALQKYTKFLLLPLFIGLLNDASTRRRCWQGFALAMLLTLVVTWLNVWFDFSWTRTHNQGFGEDHTVFKDYISQGLLMSLFTIMALHHAMNARTRRVRVLAAVIAGLSTFSVLFLSSGRTGYLALLVALLVYAVFAFGRQWRKLLTSIAAVVLLAAATILTSTQLQSRMQQAWQEAQASSIHVPVTSTGSRVEMSRFVLQSSLEKPLQGHGTASYPSLAKGHFTGFGWCAVVCVHPHNQFAFFLFEQGVIGLLLFLWFMAAIARQAWREEVPQRALMLAFLAIMAAANLSHSSFWLSTENHFFILMTALLMAAARPRQPA; from the coding sequence ATGACGGTGTCCTCCTTTCTTCAAACGGCCGCCAAAGCCTCGTTGGTGTTGGTGTTCTTCGCGTTTCCGGTCTCGGTCGCGCTGGCCAATGTCGGCTTGTTGTTCACGCTGCTGTTCTGGCTGCTCGGCTGCGTGTGGGGCACCTCGTGGCGCGACACCCGCGCGGCGCTCTCCAACCCCGTGGCAGTGCCGGCGCTGGCGCTGTTCGCGTGGATCGCGCTGGCCGCGCTGTGGTCGCCCGCCGAGGGATCGCAGATCGGCGCGGCGCTGCAGAAGTACACCAAGTTCCTGCTGCTGCCGCTGTTCATCGGCCTGTTGAACGACGCCAGCACGCGCCGCCGTTGCTGGCAAGGTTTCGCGCTGGCGATGTTGCTCACGCTCGTGGTCACCTGGCTCAACGTCTGGTTCGACTTCTCCTGGACGCGCACGCACAACCAGGGCTTCGGCGAAGACCACACGGTGTTCAAGGACTACATCTCGCAGGGTCTGCTGATGTCGCTCTTTACCATCATGGCCCTGCACCATGCCATGAACGCACGCACCCGGCGAGTTCGTGTGCTGGCGGCGGTCATCGCGGGTCTGTCAACGTTCAGCGTGTTGTTTCTATCGTCTGGGCGCACCGGCTACCTGGCCTTGCTGGTGGCCCTGCTGGTGTATGCAGTGTTCGCTTTTGGGCGGCAATGGCGCAAACTCCTGACCTCCATTGCGGCGGTTGTCCTATTGGCGGCAGCGACCATCCTCACGTCCACCCAACTGCAATCCCGCATGCAGCAGGCTTGGCAGGAAGCACAGGCCAGTAGCATCCACGTTCCGGTGACATCGACCGGCTCGCGTGTCGAGATGAGCCGATTTGTGCTCCAGAGCTCGCTGGAGAAACCCTTGCAGGGCCATGGCACGGCCTCGTACCCTTCATTGGCCAAGGGCCATTTCACGGGCTTCGGCTGGTGCGCCGTGGTCTGCGTGCACCCGCACAACCAGTTCGCGTTCTTCCTGTTCGAGCAAGGCGTGATCGGCCTGCTGCTGTTCCTCTGGTTCATGGCCGCCATCGCTCGCCAGGCCTGGCGCGAAGAGGTGCCGCAACGCGCCCTCATGCTGGCGTTTCTGGCCATCATGGCCGCGGCGAACCTGTCGCACAGCTCGTTCTGGCTCTCGACCGAGAACCACTTCTTCATCCTGATGACCGCGCTGCTCATGGCCGCCGCGCGCCCCCGGCAGCCGGCATGA
- a CDS encoding RidA family protein, with translation MSSSQHPYSLAFEKDGVVYISGATSIDYATHQPVEGDAQAVDAALDEVERRLRSVGLELRHIVKATYFLVDLGLREHANRQFETRFQDPRPARTVVGVAANPYGGKCVIDVIAHR, from the coding sequence ATGAGCTCCAGCCAACATCCCTACAGCCTCGCGTTCGAAAAAGACGGTGTGGTCTACATCTCGGGTGCGACATCGATCGACTACGCGACACACCAGCCCGTCGAAGGTGACGCGCAGGCCGTGGATGCCGCGCTGGACGAGGTGGAGCGCCGCCTGCGCAGCGTGGGTCTCGAACTGCGCCACATCGTCAAAGCCACTTATTTCCTCGTGGACCTGGGCCTGCGCGAGCATGCGAACCGCCAGTTCGAGACGCGCTTCCAGGACCCTCGGCCCGCACGCACCGTGGTGGGCGTGGCCGCCAATCCCTATGGCGGCAAGTGCGTCATCGACGTGATCGCGCACCGCTGA